One Weissella coleopterorum DNA segment encodes these proteins:
- a CDS encoding universal stress protein, with product MAVEMNYTNILVPVDGSKEAEAALKQAIEIAKRNHADLHILHVIDTRAFQNVADFKTAMVEEVAETAKKTMDGYLKQAQDAGVEQVEYTIEYGSPKNIIGHQAVEKYGIDLVIMGATGLNTIERFLIGSVTEYVTRSAKVDTLIVRAN from the coding sequence ATGGCAGTAGAGATGAACTATACAAATATTTTGGTACCGGTTGATGGTTCTAAAGAGGCGGAAGCCGCTTTGAAGCAGGCTATTGAAATTGCTAAGCGTAATCATGCTGACTTGCATATTTTACATGTGATTGATACCCGAGCTTTCCAAAACGTTGCTGATTTTAAAACTGCAATGGTGGAAGAAGTTGCTGAGACCGCCAAAAAGACGATGGATGGCTACTTAAAGCAAGCTCAGGACGCCGGGGTTGAACAGGTTGAATATACAATTGAGTATGGATCACCTAAGAACATCATTGGGCATCAAGCAGTTGAGAAGTACGGCATTGATCTTGTTATTATGGGAGCAACTGGATTAAATACGATTGAACGGTTCTTAATTGGATCTGTCACCGAATATGTGACCCGTTCAGCTAAAGTCGATACTTTGATTGTTCGTGCTAATTAA